A genomic window from Exiguobacterium acetylicum DSM 20416 includes:
- a CDS encoding DivIVA domain-containing protein → MPLTPLDIHNKEFTRKFRGYDEDEVNEFLDQVIKDFELLLRENRQQQEVIQNMQARVDYFSSMEETLNKSIIVAQEAAEEVKANASKEASLILKQAEREAEQLQDAAQRRAQRTDFEVEQMRKKIELYRNRFKVLIDAQMELLTSHDWDAFDFSSRGALDDVPAVAYNDDDVV, encoded by the coding sequence ATGCCATTAACGCCACTCGATATTCATAATAAGGAGTTCACACGAAAGTTTCGCGGCTATGACGAAGATGAAGTGAACGAATTCCTAGATCAAGTCATCAAGGACTTTGAATTGTTGTTACGTGAGAATCGTCAACAACAGGAAGTCATCCAAAATATGCAAGCACGCGTCGACTACTTCAGTTCGATGGAAGAAACATTGAACAAATCGATCATTGTCGCACAGGAAGCGGCTGAAGAAGTCAAAGCCAATGCTTCAAAAGAAGCGAGCTTGATCCTAAAGCAAGCAGAACGTGAAGCAGAGCAGTTGCAAGATGCGGCGCAACGCCGGGCACAACGGACAGACTTCGAAGTGGAGCAGATGCGCAAGAAAATCGAGCTTTACCGCAACCGGTTTAAAGTGTTGATCGATGCACAGATGGAATTGTTGACGAGCCACGACTGGGATGCGTTTGATTTCTCTTCTCGTGGAGCGCTTGACGATGTTCCGGCAGTTGCGTATAATGACGACGATGTCGTATAA